The Candidatus Aegiribacteria sp. DNA segment GCTGCAAGGGCACATGCAGTCTGGCCATCAGCTCTTGTGGTACAGATAACGTCAGGAACAAATTTCTTAACGAGCTTTTTAAAAGGCAATAAGCCTGTGACTATTGCTGATTTCTGAAGACAAAGACCTGAGACATCAAGTCCCTGCTCACCCGCGGTTTTCTCAACCGGACCACCAGGTGCAGCCTGAAGAAGTACTGTGTGACCGAGTTCATTCATCATTCTGGCCAGAGCAATGCCGCCAGCAGCAGAAGCATCAACTCCATAGCAGTTAACAGTTACCAGAACTCTCAAGAAAACCTCCCCTGGTTTTTTCTTCATGGATACCCTGGTATAATTGAATCTGTCAATGCTGCAATATACCATAGGAAAGAGATACAGATGAACCGTTTCCTTCCATCGGATAGAATGACTTCTATCAAAATGCCGCCTATATCCGCAATAATGCGCAGGATAGCGCATCTGCGATCAGAGGGAAATGTGATCTACAGCATGGCTCAGGCTGTACCATGGTACCCACCTCCGGTTCCTTCTCTTGAAAAACTGGCTGATAACTTGAATGATCCATCTCTTCACAGGTACAGCCCGGATCCTGGCTACCCATCGGCAAGGTCTGCGGTAACCGAGGATTTCAGAAAGCGAAGATCAATCGATCTGGATCCAGCAGGCGAACTGCATCTAACATGCGGAGCAAGCCAGGCGTTTCTAAGTGCTCTTCTGACCGCAACATCGGCGGGAGATACTGTTGCAGTTCTGGAACCGTACTATTTCGATCATGTATTTGCTATCAAATTCAGTGATCTTGATCTTTATACAATTCCAATGATCGAGGAAGATGATGATTGGAAAATACCTATGGATGAACTCGATAGAGTCCTCCAGAAGGTTTCCGCTCTTGCCCTCGTCAATCCCGGTAATCCCACCGGAAAAGTTATCTGTGACAGTAATATGAAGAGGATAGTGGAAATGACCGAGAATTCAGGTACGTTCCTGATCCTCGATGAAACTTATGAACGGTTTGTGTTCACTGGCGATAAATGGCATCCCTGGCAGGAAAAGCGTCCACGACATGTGATGACTATCGGCAGTTTTTCAAAGAGCCTCGGTATGCCGGGATGGAGAATTGGATATTTATTCGGTGCTGCTGATCTACTGAAGCAGGCGCTCAAGGTCCAGGATTCCGTGGTTATATGTCCACCTTCTCCTTCACAGTTCCTGCTTGAAACAGCACTTATGGAAGAAGACTGGATATTGAAAATGTCTGAAGGTGTAAAACGCAGACTTGTACTCTGCAGGGAAGCTTTAAGCGGGAATAGATTCCTTTCATGGAGGGAAGCGGGCGGAGCCTTCTTCACGCTTGCCTCATATGAAAGCGGAATGACTTCACAGGAAGCTGCCATGCACATTCTGGATGAGTATGGCTTAGGTACCATTCCAGGCTCGGCATTCGGACCGTCTGGAGAAGGACACTTGAGGATCAGTTTCGGTTGCCTATCAGACGAAGAACTGGAACCGGCAATGGAAATTCTGTCAGGAGTCACCTTTCCC contains these protein-coding regions:
- a CDS encoding pyridoxal phosphate-dependent aminotransferase, yielding MNRFLPSDRMTSIKMPPISAIMRRIAHLRSEGNVIYSMAQAVPWYPPPVPSLEKLADNLNDPSLHRYSPDPGYPSARSAVTEDFRKRRSIDLDPAGELHLTCGASQAFLSALLTATSAGDTVAVLEPYYFDHVFAIKFSDLDLYTIPMIEEDDDWKIPMDELDRVLQKVSALALVNPGNPTGKVICDSNMKRIVEMTENSGTFLILDETYERFVFTGDKWHPWQEKRPRHVMTIGSFSKSLGMPGWRIGYLFGAADLLKQALKVQDSVVICPPSPSQFLLETALMEEDWILKMSEGVKRRLVLCREALSGNRFLSWREAGGAFFTLASYESGMTSQEAAMHILDEYGLGTIPGSAFGPSGEGHLRISFGCLSDEELEPAMEILSGVTFPE